AGATCAATTCCTGGAAAGCCTTGCGGATCTTGCGAATGAGCGAGCCGCCGGCCATGGGCACGACCACATTGTCTGGGAGCCGCCAGCCCAGCTTCTCGGCAATCTCGTAGCCCACGGTCTTAGAGCCCTCAGCGTAGTAGGGGCGAAGATTGACGTTGACGAAGCCCCAGTTGTACTCGTCGGCGATCTGGCTGCAGAGACGGTTGACGTGGTCGTAGTTGCCGTCGATGCGGACCAGACGGGCGCCATAGACCTGCGTGTTGAGAATCTTGGCAGCCTCAAGTTCAGCCGGAACGAGGATGCAGGCCTTGATGCCAAGACGCGCAGCCTGTGCGGCGACCGAGTTGGCCAAATTCCCGGTAGAGGAGCAGCCGACCGTATCGAAGCCGAAACGCTGGGCGTTGGCCAGGGCTACAGAGACGACACGATCTTTAAAGCTGAGGGTCGGAAAGCAGACGGCGTCGTTCTTGACGTAGAGGTTAGTTGCCCCGATGCGCTTACCCAGGTTATTGGCCTTGATGAGCGGTGTGAAGCCTACCGGAAGGTCAGGCTGGTAGCCTGCCGGAATGGGCAGGAGAGCGGCGTAGCGCCAGATGCTGGGCGGACCTGCTGCGATAGCTTCGCGGGTAAAGACACCGCGTACTGCATCCAGATCGTAGGCCACTTCAAGCGGGGCCAGGCAATCGGGGCATGCGGACAGAGGCTGGTTGCCAAACCGCTTTCCGCAATCATTGCACTTCAGCTCATACGCCGTACAGGAATAGTTCATTACGCTCTCTCCGAGAGGAGGAGTTTTGAACTTGCGACATACTCTCTTTTAGGGGATGCCGCGAACGGCCAGGAAGGTGAAATGGGGTGCAACCTAAAATTTTGGTTGCGTGCTCCTAATCTCATGTTCCCTGTTTCCAGGAGAGAGTTGACACCGGTACGCCTTTGTTCTGTCCGGTTGTCGTGGTGTCACAGGGCTCGTCCCTCAACCACTCTGCATGAAATTCAAATTTGCCCGAAAGCAAACTGGAATAGTTAACTTTTAGCACAACACTAACGCTGCTGCAAGTATATCTGCTGGTAAGTAGATGCATGCCATTATGTTCAGGCTGCACTTTCTTATGCACTCACGATGCTCGCCTTAGCAATATTTGGGAATGATATCGCGGACACCTTCGACAAAGGCTGCGGGATCGAACTCTGTGCGCACAATCTCGTCGGGACAGTCGGTGAGAATGGCGACGCGCCAGTTGCAGACAAAGGCAATCAATTGTCCCGGCTGAGCCGTCTTGATCTCAGAGCATAGATGCTCGGCTGCGCTGATTCCCGTCTCCCCTTCAACGTCGATCAGGACAAGATCATAAGGTCGTGCCCAAAACATAGACATCCCCTCGGCATGGCTGAGAGTCGATTCAACATCGAAACCCGAAAGACGAAGAATCTGATCGCGCAACGGACGTAGCATCTCGCGGGAACAGATATGCAGAATAGTTTGTTTATTGCCTGTTAGCGGTTCCATGATTGCGTTAGCTAGTCTCGCCCCTGCCGATATTGTAAATGCCGGTTTCTTCTTCGAAATTTCACCCGTAACGCTGTGTTAGGCATTGGCAACGCATTTTGATTCAATAACTTGAGCTCCAAGCCGCGTTTAAATACTCAATACTAAAACGCTTAAAAAGCCGTCGTTTACAAAGAATCAGGCCCAACGATATCGTTGGGCCTTTTGACTTTTCTCTACACCGATTGCAGCTCTTTCAGACTGTCTAGGCGAGCATCTCGGCTTTATCTTTATCAGAACGGACAGCGTCGGGAAGCTTTTGCGTGGGGACGAGCAGATCCTCTTTGCGCATGACGAGATTGGTGGCGTTGAGGCTGGCAAGCTCAAAGCCGTGGCCGTGCGTGATGGCATCCGTCGGGCAAGCCTCGACACAATAGCCGCAGAAGATGCAGCGGTTGTAGTCGATGTTGTAGACCTTGGCGTAGCGCTCCGCAGAAGAGATACGGGTGGACTCGGTGTTCTCGGCCGCTTCAATATAGATGCAGTTTGACGGACAGGCTGCCGCGCAAAGAAAACAGGCGACACATTTTTCGAGGCCGTTCTCATCGCGCTGCAGTTGGTGCTTGCCGCGGAAACGCTCCTGAAATTTGGCCCCTCGCATCGGGCCTTTGCCGTCGGGGTAGTTTTCAACTTCGGTCGGCTGGAACATCTCCTTGAGGGTGATGCTCATCCCCTTGGCTATGGCTGCGGCTGCGCGTACTTTAGACATACTTTCAGTATAACGTGTGTGTCAGAAGAGTGTTGCCTAGAGGCAAACCAACTACTTGAAATAAAAATCTTATCTACTGCCTTATGCATGTCTGAAGTCGCCGGTTACACAAGATAGGATGTGGTTATGAAGCCAATTCGATTTGCTGGCTATTTAGCAATCGCGGTGATTTTGGGCGGCAGCCTCTGTGTGATTCCCGCACGCGGCCAGGGAATGACAGAGCATGCTCACACCGAGGCTGCGCTATCGACGAGCCTTACCCTCGTCATAGACGGCAAAGCGACGACTCTCTCCGTGACTGAGCTGCAGGCAATGCCGCAGAAGACGATTACCGTCCATAACCCGCATACGAAGATGGATGAGAGCTATACCGGCGTGGAGTTGAGCGATCTGCTCGCAAAGTATGGTGTGGCTCTGGACAAGACAACGCAGCGGAAAATCCTGCGTAGCTATCTGCGCGTCGAAGGGGCGGATCACTATTTTGTGCTCTATTCCGCAGCAGAGGTTGAAGGCGAGATACACAACGGCGACGTTATTGTAGCTACCGGAATGAATGGCGGTGGGCTGGGCGAAGACGGTGCAATCAAGCTGGTGGCCAGCCAGGACAAAAAGCCCATGCGATGGGTGCGAAACGTTACGAAGATCACGCTGGTAACGGTGGATTAGGGGGTGTCCTCATGGACTTTGAACAACTGAAGACGTTCGTCGAGGTACAGCGGCAGAAGAGCTTTTCCAAGGCAGCCGAGAAACTACGCATTACGCAGCCCGCAGTCTCAGCTCAGATTCGCTCGCTGGAGCGCGAGATCGGAGAGACGCTGTTCGACCGTAAAGGAGGCAAGGTCACCTTTACCGCTGCCGGTCGTGTCTTTGAGCCGTTTGCCGAACATGCTCTGGATTGCCAGCGGCACATGATGATGATGGTGGCAGAGCAGCTGCGATCTCCGCGGGGAGAGGTTGGCATCAGCGCGCAGGAGTCCACCAGCCTGTATGTCTTGCCGGATGTATTTGTGGAGTTCAAAAAATATTATCCGAAGGTTGCGCTGAAGATTATTCGCTCCGAGAGGGCACGCACGCTCGAGCTGCTGGCAAACCGCGAGATCGATTTCGGAGTCGTCTCTCTTCCTGTAAAAGATTCGCGCTTTACGGTAGAGACCATTCATCGCGATGAGCTGGTGCTTACGGTTCCCAAGGATCATCCACTGTCCTCGGCGAAAAATATCGGGGTGAAGGATATTGTGCAGTTTCCCTTTCTGCTGCCCAAACAGGGGCGGCAGCGGGAGCTGATTCTCAACATCTTTGGAATGCAGGATGTTCAGCCTAAGACCGTGATGGAGGTCGAGAGCGGCGAGCTTATGAAGCGCTTCATCCTGTCCGGCCTCGGTATCGGGTTTCTGCCAAGCGCCAACATCGCAGACGAGGTCAAACGCGGCGCGTTGGAGATTGTGAAGGTTGAATCGCTACGCCTCACCCGCGACCTGGGAATCGTCTATCTCAAGGAAAAATCAATGACGCGGGCAACAAAGGCGTTTCTGGAGATTGCCACACGTGATGTGGGCGGGCCGGGGTCTGCAGGGCTGCCGACTGAATGACGCTGTTCCAAGTGGAAATATAAAAAAGCCCGCCGAGCTCTCACTCGATGCGGGCTTTTCCATATCGGATGCGAACCCGTTATAAGGCCCGCTCTCCGCGTTCCTGGTTTCTTATACGGATCGCGTCTTCGGCTTTGAAGAGGAAGATCTTTCCATCGCCGATCTCGCCGGTCGCACCGTGCTTCACAATCGCTTCGATGATTGGCTCGACACGCTCGTCGGAGACGACAATTTCGACTCGCAGTTTGGGAATCAGGCTAACCTCGTACTCCCGGCCACGATACGTCTCCGTGTGCCCCTTCTGCCTGCCGTGACCGCGAACCTCTCCTACTGTCATGCCCTCGACTCCAAGCTCTGAGAGTGCTTCCTTGATCGCGTCAAATCTGTTCGGTCTTACAATCGCCTCTATTTTTGTCATGCTGTCCTCGCATCGATTTATCGGGTTGAATAGTGAGCTTCAGTAACTAGCAAAGAAATAGATAGTAAGACACAGGGGATGGCCGAAGCCCGGCCATCCCCGCAGACTATTTTTCTGCATGCACCATGCCGGTAGGAGTCCCCAAAGTAGTGATGACATACTCTGGATAGGCAGAGATTCCATGCTCGTGCAGATCGAGACCATAGAGCTCGCCCTCTCTCGAAACACGCAACGTACCTGTCAGGTTCACCAGCCACATGACCAGCATCGCTACTGCGAATGTGGAGAGGGTGATGATCGCGCTACCGATGAACTGCGCCTTGAAGAGTGCCAACCCGCCGCCATAGAAGAGGCCCTTGAGAGGAGCACTATTGTCGGGGGCCAGCGGACCGGTTGCACCGTACTTCCCTACCGCAAACAAGCCGAGCGACAGCGTACCCCATATACCGCAGATACCATGGACCGGCACTGCGCCGATGGGATCGTCAATGCGAAGCCACTCGAGCAATTCAACTCCGAAGACAACGATAACGCCAGCAACGCCGCCAAGGATGATGGCTCCGGTGGGGCTTACCCAGTAGCAAGGGCAGGTAATCGCCACCAGGCCTGCAAGGAAGCCATTCACCGTGAAGCTAATGTCCCACTTCTTACTCATGAAGTAGGCCACCATCATGGCAGTCAGGCCAGCGGCACAAGCTGCAAGCGTGGTGTTTGCCGAGATTCGGCCGATGCCCTCAAAGTCCATGGCAGAGAGCGTGCTGCCCGGGTTGAAGCCATACCAGCCAAACCACAGGAGCAAGCCGCCTGATGCAGCAATCGTGAGATCGTGCGGCAACATGGGCCCGCCACCATCACGCTTGAACTTGCGTCCAAGTCGTGGTCCCAGAACGATCGAGCCCGCGAGAGCGACCATGCCGCCAATCGTATGAACGACGGTTGAGCCGGCGAAGTCGTGGAAGCTCTGGCCAAGCGTGGGAAGGAAGAAGCCCGTGCTTCCCATTGTTGCGAGAAAGCCGTCAGGACCCCATGCCCAGTGGCCGATGATGGGATAGATGAAACCGGAGACAGCAAGGCTGTAGAGCAGATCGCCGACGAAGCCTGTGCGTCCGATCATAGCTCCGGAGGTGATGGTGGAGCAGGTATCTGCAAAGGCAAACTGGAAGATCCAGAAGGCCAGGAAGCTGACGCCGGTGGACTCGTAAGTCGCCGGAATGTCTTTCAGAAAGAACCAGTGATAGCCAATGAAGCCGTTGCCATGGCTAAACATGAACGAGAAGCCGATGGCATAAAAGAGCAAGCCGCAAAGACAGGTGTCGACGACGCACTCCATCAGCACGTTGACCGTCTCGCGCGAGCGACAGAAGCCGGCCTCAAGCATGGTGAAGCCGACCTGCATTCCGAAGACAAGGAAGGCAGCAATCAGCGTCCACGCCGTGTTGACTGGGTTGACAATATCGGCTGCCTTGACCGGCGAATCGGCGGCCAACACGTTGGTAAAGCAGAGCTCGGTGATAAAAGTGGCGACCAGCATAACAGCCGCAACGCCAAGCACCTTGCCGGTGAGTAGAACCATGCCGTAACGACGCCACTGAGCATCGTGCAGGCGTTCGCCCAGTCGGCTGATCTTCTGCGGGAACGATAGTCTTACTGCCTGGTTCACTGTTGGTGACATTCAGAGAACTCCTTTGCTGGAAAGTAAATGACGCTATTGAGACACGTATCGCTAAGACCTGGAAGACGTCTGGAGCCCAACTGCCTGATTTTGCGATCCCTGGCTACGTTGCGGTAGCTGTACCGTACACAGCCCGTTCGCGAGCATCAAGACCTCATTCGCAGAAAAACTTTTTTCTATAGAGAGCATTACTTTTTACAACGACACCGAGACAAAAACGGAATATTCCGCGCAGCACAATAATTTTTTTTGATATGCCATATCGAATGCGTTGATTTGCGAATAATGCCGAAATCTGCGTGCTATACCCAACTTACGCACACTGAACAACCTGCTCAGACTCATTCCTGGCAGGAACGGGCCATTAAATATCACTGAAATCTGCCGCATCCTTATGACTTCTTAACGGTTTCTATACGGACTTCCTATCACTTTGCGCTCTACGATCACAACACCTCATAAGAGAAAGGACACTGAAAACGATGGCTCAATCAAAGAGGAAGACGGCACTTACGAGAACCATGATCGCAACCTTGGCATGTTGCGCCGGAGCGCTTCTCATCACACAAAACACCCAGGCACAGGACGCATCGCCACCCGCAGCGCCGTCCACCACAACGCCGGCTGCAGCACCTGCTGCGGCACCTGCTGCGGCACCAGCCGCCGCACCGTCAGTCTGGAGCGTCGGAGGAATCGACTTCAGCGGCCTTGTCGATGGCTACTATAACTTCAATGCAAATCACCCGCCCGATAGCACCAACGGAAACCAGCTTCGCAACTTTGACTATGACGCCAATACCTTCAGCTTAAATATGGCCAAGTTGACGATGTCTCATGATCCCGATCCCGTGGGGTTCCGAATCGATCTTGGGTTTGGCAAAGCGTTCAACCAGATCCTCAGCACCGAGCCTAACTTCAAGCATCTTGAGCAGGCTTTCGTTAGCTGGAAACCCACTAAAGCCAAGGGGTTCGAGGCAGACTTCGGCGAGTTTGTGACGTCTGCTGGCGCAGAAGTCATTGAGACGAAAGATAACTGGAACTACTCACGTTCTCTGCTCTTCTCGCTGGCAATTCCTTATTACCATGTCGGACTTCGCACCTCCATGCCAGTGACTAAGAGCTTTACTGCCGGTGTCCAGGTTGTAAACGGCTGGAATAACTTCAGCGACAACAACAGCGGCAAAACAATTGGACTTACCGGTGTCTACACCAAGCCGAAATACACGTTGAGCGCAAACTATTATGTCGGCCCCGAGAACAACAAGACGAACAAGGGATATCGCAACCTTATCGACACCACCTTGTTGCTGACACCGACTCCAAAGGTCAGTGCGTATATCAACTATGACTATGGTCAGAACCGTAATGCGGCCGTCATTGACAGCACTGCTGCAATACCGCAGTACGAGACGACGAATCTGTCTCATTGGCAGGGTATCGCCGCTGCGCTGCACTATCAGGCCACCGGCAAAGTTTCCTTTTCCCCGCGCTTTGAATATTTCAAGGATGAGTCCGGGTTCTCGACTGGAACAGTGCAAAACGTCAACGAATTCACCATGACGGGCGAATACAAGATGCCGGAAGGACTTCTGGCGCGGCTTGAATTCCGTCGCGACGACTCCGATCAACCCTACTTTGTAAAAGGCAGCCGCACGGTGAATGCGCAGTCAACCCTGGAGGTTGGTGTAGTCGCTTTCTTTGGGCCGAAGAGATAGGCGATCCCGGCAAGAGAACCCAGTTGCACTCGTTTGACCTGATTCAACGATCTTTACTTATATGAAGGAGCATTATGTCGACTGTACTTCGAAATTTTCTTGAGCTTTCCT
This region of Edaphobacter dinghuensis genomic DNA includes:
- the thrC gene encoding threonine synthase, with the protein product MNYSCTAYELKCNDCGKRFGNQPLSACPDCLAPLEVAYDLDAVRGVFTREAIAAGPPSIWRYAALLPIPAGYQPDLPVGFTPLIKANNLGKRIGATNLYVKNDAVCFPTLSFKDRVVSVALANAQRFGFDTVGCSSTGNLANSVAAQAARLGIKACILVPAELEAAKILNTQVYGARLVRIDGNYDHVNRLCSQIADEYNWGFVNVNLRPYYAEGSKTVGYEIAEKLGWRLPDNVVVPMAGGSLIRKIRKAFQELIYLGLVEEKHVRFFGAQATGCSPISQAVKLGNDFIEPQRPNTIARSLAIGNPADGPAASQMIRATGGWAEDVSDVEIVSGMQELAETEGIFTETAGGVTTAVTARLYAHGRISPDEITVACITGNGLKTTDALTGHYREERAVRPRLADFDAYLRELDGAAEPELAAVGGTHGN
- a CDS encoding porin, which codes for MAQSKRKTALTRTMIATLACCAGALLITQNTQAQDASPPAAPSTTTPAAAPAAAPAAAPAAAPSVWSVGGIDFSGLVDGYYNFNANHPPDSTNGNQLRNFDYDANTFSLNMAKLTMSHDPDPVGFRIDLGFGKAFNQILSTEPNFKHLEQAFVSWKPTKAKGFEADFGEFVTSAGAEVIETKDNWNYSRSLLFSLAIPYYHVGLRTSMPVTKSFTAGVQVVNGWNNFSDNNSGKTIGLTGVYTKPKYTLSANYYVGPENNKTNKGYRNLIDTTLLLTPTPKVSAYINYDYGQNRNAAVIDSTAAIPQYETTNLSHWQGIAAALHYQATGKVSFSPRFEYFKDESGFSTGTVQNVNEFTMTGEYKMPEGLLARLEFRRDDSDQPYFVKGSRTVNAQSTLEVGVVAFFGPKR
- a CDS encoding molybdopterin-dependent oxidoreductase, translated to MKPIRFAGYLAIAVILGGSLCVIPARGQGMTEHAHTEAALSTSLTLVIDGKATTLSVTELQAMPQKTITVHNPHTKMDESYTGVELSDLLAKYGVALDKTTQRKILRSYLRVEGADHYFVLYSAAEVEGEIHNGDVIVATGMNGGGLGEDGAIKLVASQDKKPMRWVRNVTKITLVTVD
- a CDS encoding LysR family transcriptional regulator; amino-acid sequence: MDFEQLKTFVEVQRQKSFSKAAEKLRITQPAVSAQIRSLEREIGETLFDRKGGKVTFTAAGRVFEPFAEHALDCQRHMMMMVAEQLRSPRGEVGISAQESTSLYVLPDVFVEFKKYYPKVALKIIRSERARTLELLANREIDFGVVSLPVKDSRFTVETIHRDELVLTVPKDHPLSSAKNIGVKDIVQFPFLLPKQGRQRELILNIFGMQDVQPKTVMEVESGELMKRFILSGLGIGFLPSANIADEVKRGALEIVKVESLRLTRDLGIVYLKEKSMTRATKAFLEIATRDVGGPGSAGLPTE
- a CDS encoding P-II family nitrogen regulator, producing MTKIEAIVRPNRFDAIKEALSELGVEGMTVGEVRGHGRQKGHTETYRGREYEVSLIPKLRVEIVVSDERVEPIIEAIVKHGATGEIGDGKIFLFKAEDAIRIRNQERGERAL
- a CDS encoding ammonium transporter, whose translation is MSPTVNQAVRLSFPQKISRLGERLHDAQWRRYGMVLLTGKVLGVAAVMLVATFITELCFTNVLAADSPVKAADIVNPVNTAWTLIAAFLVFGMQVGFTMLEAGFCRSRETVNVLMECVVDTCLCGLLFYAIGFSFMFSHGNGFIGYHWFFLKDIPATYESTGVSFLAFWIFQFAFADTCSTITSGAMIGRTGFVGDLLYSLAVSGFIYPIIGHWAWGPDGFLATMGSTGFFLPTLGQSFHDFAGSTVVHTIGGMVALAGSIVLGPRLGRKFKRDGGGPMLPHDLTIAASGGLLLWFGWYGFNPGSTLSAMDFEGIGRISANTTLAACAAGLTAMMVAYFMSKKWDISFTVNGFLAGLVAITCPCYWVSPTGAIILGGVAGVIVVFGVELLEWLRIDDPIGAVPVHGICGIWGTLSLGLFAVGKYGATGPLAPDNSAPLKGLFYGGGLALFKAQFIGSAIITLSTFAVAMLVMWLVNLTGTLRVSREGELYGLDLHEHGISAYPEYVITTLGTPTGMVHAEK
- the nuoI gene encoding NADH-quinone oxidoreductase subunit NuoI is translated as MSKVRAAAAIAKGMSITLKEMFQPTEVENYPDGKGPMRGAKFQERFRGKHQLQRDENGLEKCVACFLCAAACPSNCIYIEAAENTESTRISSAERYAKVYNIDYNRCIFCGYCVEACPTDAITHGHGFELASLNATNLVMRKEDLLVPTQKLPDAVRSDKDKAEMLA